From a single Cyclobacterium marinum DSM 745 genomic region:
- a CDS encoding sulfatase-like hydrolase/transferase, with protein MDRSYFDPTLWYNGKQKSFLGYCSDIFTDEAIHFVEKQSKDQPFFLYLSFNAPHTPLQVPDKYYEKYKDIDPSLGFESQRMPFPKMSEKDKEDARKVYAMVSNIDDNIGKLINKLDELGIADNTIFVFMTDNGPQQSRYVAGLRGKKGSVYRGGVKVPFLIKYPKGLATNKAVNTTLAQIDVMPTLAELCQVKLPEDREIDGKSFARILKGEVKSETVFEERPLFFYWTRKLPELYDNVAIQQGPYKLVGNTSFNASPKDFELFHLEKDPYELENLVEQQPEKAKELKESMDLLVNELTTSPNLKEEQRPIIGTSHENPLVLNRNDASGQRGIWTQQEVYGYWNVQILEGNYNIRYKFIEPLEKEGKIMLETNTQIIQSHISDMPTDTIELKNVSLKAYIGSVTPHFMSGGKSIFPLWVEFERID; from the coding sequence ATGGACCGAAGTTATTTTGACCCTACGCTTTGGTACAACGGTAAACAGAAATCTTTTCTTGGCTATTGTTCGGATATATTTACCGATGAGGCCATCCACTTTGTAGAAAAGCAAAGTAAAGATCAACCGTTTTTTCTGTACTTGTCATTTAATGCCCCACATACCCCTTTGCAGGTGCCGGATAAATATTATGAAAAATACAAAGACATTGATCCATCTTTAGGTTTTGAAAGTCAAAGGATGCCTTTTCCAAAGATGAGTGAAAAGGACAAAGAAGATGCAAGAAAAGTATACGCCATGGTTTCCAATATTGATGACAATATCGGGAAATTAATAAATAAGTTGGATGAGTTGGGTATTGCTGATAATACTATTTTTGTCTTCATGACAGACAACGGCCCGCAACAGTCCAGGTATGTGGCAGGCCTAAGAGGTAAGAAAGGGAGTGTTTACCGTGGAGGGGTAAAGGTGCCCTTTCTAATCAAATACCCTAAAGGTCTAGCAACCAATAAAGCAGTGAATACTACCCTGGCACAGATCGACGTAATGCCAACTTTGGCTGAGCTTTGCCAAGTGAAATTGCCGGAAGATAGGGAGATTGATGGAAAAAGTTTCGCAAGGATATTAAAAGGGGAGGTTAAATCTGAAACAGTTTTTGAAGAACGACCTCTATTTTTCTATTGGACACGAAAATTACCGGAATTATACGACAATGTAGCCATTCAGCAAGGTCCTTATAAATTGGTGGGAAATACAAGCTTTAATGCTAGTCCTAAAGATTTTGAATTGTTTCATCTGGAAAAAGACCCATATGAGCTCGAAAATTTGGTTGAGCAACAGCCTGAAAAGGCCAAAGAATTAAAAGAGAGCATGGATCTATTGGTTAATGAATTAACAACCTCCCCAAATCTTAAAGAAGAACAGCGGCCTATCATTGGTACATCCCATGAAAACCCACTTGTTTTAAACCGAAATGATGCTTCCGGACAAAGAGGCATATGGACTCAACAGGAAGTCTATGGTTATTGGAACGTTCAAATTCTTGAAGGAAATTACAATATCAGGTACAAATTTATTGAACCTTTAGAGAAGGAAGGAAAGATAATGCTGGAAACCAATACGCAAATTATTCAATCCCATATTAGCGATATGCCTACTGATACAATTGAACTTAAAAATGTTTCCTTAAAGGCATATATAGGAAGTGTCACGCCTCATTTTATGAGTGGAGGAAAAAGTATTTTCCCTTTATGGGTGGAATTTGAGCGGATAGATTAA
- a CDS encoding sulfatase-like hydrolase/transferase — protein MKAFFFIFTFILCFQSIEVDAYQAKEQPPNVILIITDDQGYGDFGFTGNPHVQTPQLDQLAEESIRLNNFYVSPVCAPTRSSLMTGRYSLRTGVRDTYNGGATMATEEITLAEMLKDAGYATGIFGKWHLGDNYPFRPGDQGFDESLIHLSGGMVSRVILQPILKWTEVILTLRFGTTVNRNLFLAIVRIYLPMRPSTL, from the coding sequence ATGAAAGCTTTCTTTTTTATTTTCACCTTTATTTTATGTTTTCAATCCATAGAGGTGGATGCATATCAAGCTAAAGAACAGCCACCCAATGTTATCCTAATTATTACAGATGATCAGGGTTATGGAGACTTTGGGTTTACGGGTAACCCTCATGTTCAAACCCCACAATTAGACCAATTAGCAGAAGAAAGCATTCGGTTGAATAATTTTTATGTTTCTCCGGTATGTGCTCCTACCAGGTCTAGTTTGATGACCGGACGGTATTCTCTTAGAACGGGTGTGAGAGATACCTATAACGGTGGAGCCACCATGGCTACGGAAGAAATTACTTTGGCAGAAATGCTTAAAGATGCGGGCTATGCAACGGGTATCTTCGGAAAATGGCATTTAGGGGACAATTATCCTTTTCGACCGGGAGATCAGGGGTTTGATGAATCTTTAATTCATTTGTCAGGAGGAATGGTCAGCCGGGTGATTTTACAACCTATTTTAAAATGGACCGAAGTTATTTTGACCCTACGCTTTGGTACAACGGTAAACAGAAATCTTTTCTTGGCTATTGTTCGGATATATTTACCGATGAGGCCATCCACTTTGTAG